The Priestia koreensis genomic interval ATGATCTTCAAAGATACAAACGAAGCAATTTTGGCTTATCAAAACGGCTACGTTCACCTTCATACGCGTGTAGCAGTAGATGCGGGTTCTTTAAATAACGAAACGTTTACAGAAGAGCAAAACAAGCAACTACTACTTACGACTGTTGGTAAACTGATCTTTAATGAAATTTTACCAAAATCATTCCCTTATATTAACGAACCTACACGTTTAAATCTTGAGGTGAAAACACCTGAGAAGTATTTCGTGGAAAAAGGTGCAGATGTAAGAGAAGCGATTGAAAAACAACCAATCATTGATCCATTCAAGAAGAAAATTCTTGGAAACATTATTTCGGAAGTATTTAAACGTTTCAAAATCACTGAAACATCTAAAATGCTTGACCGTATGAAGGATCTAGGATTTAAACATTCAACAAAAGCTGGTATCACTGTTGGTGTAGCTGACATCGTGGTATTAGGTGAAAAAGAAGAAATCCTAAACGAAGCTCAGTCTAAAGTGGACAATGTCCTAAAACAATTTAGACGTGGTCTGATCACAGAAGAAGAACGTTACGAGCGTGTAATTTCTATCTGGAGTGCTGCGAAAGATACGATTCAAGGCAAACTGATGGCAAGCTTAGACAAACGTAACCCAATCTTCATGATGAGTGACTCTGGTGCCCGTGGTAACGCATCAAACTTTACACAGCTTGCTGGTATGCGTGGTTTGATGGCCAACCCATCTGGTCGTATCATCGAGTTACCGATCAAATCAAGTTTCCGTGAAGGTTTAACAGTATTAGAATACTTTATCTCTACGCATGGTGCGCGTAAAGGTCTTGCCGATACAGCTCTTAAAACAGCCGATTCAGGTTACCTTACTCGCCGTCTAGTAGACGTAGCTCAAGATGTTATCATCCGTGAAGATGATTGTGGAACAGACCGTGGTTTACTGATCCGTTCTTTAAAAGAGGGTACAGAAGAAATCGAAAAACTAGACGAACGTTTAGTTGGCCGTTACGCAAGAAAAGCAATCAAGCATCCTGAGACTGGTGAAGTACTTGTAGCAGAAAACCAAATGATCACAGAGGATCTTTCTGAAGAAGTTGTGGATGCAGGTGTCGAAGAGGTTTGGATCCGCTCTGCCTTTACATGTAATACACGTCATGGTGTATGTAAAAAATGTTATGGTCGCAACTTAGCTACAGGATCTCAAGTAGAAGTTGGGGAAGCAGTAGGTATTATTGCCGCTCAATCTATCGGGGAACCTGGTACACAGTTAACAATGCGTACATTCCATACAGGTGGGGTAGCCGGAGACGATATCACTCAAGGTTTACCACGTATCCAAGAGCTATTTGAAGCACGTAATCCAAAAGGCCAAGCGGTTATTACTGAGGTCGCTGGTACAGTAACGAATATTACTGAAGGCCGCGATCGTCAACACGAAATTACAGTTCAAGGTGAAATTGAAACAAAAACGTACAACGCTCCTTACAGTGCTCGTCTAAAAGTAACTGAAGGTCAGTCTGTTACACGTGGTCAGGTATTAACTGAAGGTTCAATTGATCCAAAAGAATTGCTTAAAGTTCGTGATATGACAGCTGTTCAAGAATATCTCTTACACGAAGTACAAAAAGTATATCGTATGCAAGGGGTAGAAATTGGTGATAAACATATCGAAGTTATGGTACGCCAAATGCTTCGTAAAGTCCGCGTAACAGATGCTGGTGATACTGAAGTATTACCTGGATCATTACTAGACGTTCACCAATTTACAGATGCGAACCAACAAGTATTGCTAGAAGGAAAACAACCAGCTACTGGTCGTCCAGTTCTTCTTGGTATTACAAAAGCATCTCTTGAAACAGATTCCTTCTTATCTGCAGCATCATTCCAAGAAACAACTCGTGTTCTTACAGATGCAGCAATTAAAGGAAAACGCGATGAATTACTTGGACTTAAAGAAAATGTTATCATTGGTAAGCTAGTTCCAGCTGGTACGGGTATGACTCGTTACCGCTTAACAGAGCCTGTGACATCATCTACTGAAGAGCCAGTAACAATCGATTAACACATAAATCATTCAACTAGAATGGATGTTTTAAAAAAACTACCGAGTGTAGTTGACATCCATTCTAGGGAATGATATTATATCAAAGGTGCTCCTATAAACTACCTGTTGCTTTGGAGGATATGAAAATGTCTTATGAAAAAGTAAAGCAGGCTAAGGATATTATTGTAGGGACAAAACAGACAGTGAAAGCTCTTAAACGAGGAGCTGTAAAAGAGGTTATTGTAGCGAAGGATGCAGATCCTGGTATTACTTCTGAAGTGATCCAAACTGCTAATGAGATGCAAGTCCCCTTATTTTACGTCGATTCTATGAAAAGGCTTGGAAAAGCTTGCGAAATAGATGTGGGAGCAGCAACTGTAGCGATAGCTAACTGAGTTGTTTTTGAACAATATTGTTTCAAAAACATTGTTTTTTGTCCAAAAATGAACCACCTGGATGTGTGGTCTTAAAAAGTTCGAAAGGAGGAAATGTAAATGCCTACTATTAACCAACTAGTACGTCAAGGTCGCGTGAGCAAAACTGACAAGTCTAAATCACCGGCACTTAACAGAGGTTATAACAGCTTCAAAAAAGCACAAACTAACGTGTTCTCTCCGCAAAAACGTGGGGTATGTACTCGTGTAGGTACTATGACACCTAAGAAGCCGAACTCCGCGCTTCGTAAATATGCTCGTGTACGTTTAACTAACGGTATTGAGGTAACTGCTTATATCCCAGGTATCGGTCACAACTTACAAGAACACAGCGTTGTATTAATTCGCGGTGGACGTGTAAAAGACTTACCAGGGGTACGTTATCACATCGTTCGTGGTGCATTAGATACTGCAGGTGTAGACGGTCGTATGCAAGGTCGTTCTAAATACGGTACTAAGAAGCCAAAAGTTAAAAAATAATTTTAATTTGAAATAATCCTAATGAATGGAAAGGAGGAAATACTGATGCCACGTAAAGGTCCTGTTGCAAAACGTGATGTGTTACCAGATCCGATTTACAATTCTAAGCTTGTAACACGTCTTGTTAACAAAATCATGATCGATGGTAAGAGAGGTAAAGCTCAAACAATTCTTTATAACGCGTTTGATGTTATTAAAGAACGTTCAGGTAAAGATGCTATGGAGGTTTTCGAACAAGCTCTTAAAAACATCATGCCTGTATTAGAAGTTAGAGCACGTCGTGTAGGTGGTTCAAACTACCAAGTACCTGTTGAGGTGCGCCCAGAACGCCGTACTACTCTTGGTCTTCGTTGGTTAGTAAACTATGCTCGTCTTCGCGGTGAAAAAACGATGGAAGAGCGTTTAGCTAACGAAATCTTAGACGCAGCTAACAACACTGGTGCTGCAGTTAAGAAACGTGAAGATACTCACAAAATGGCTGAAGCAAATAAAGCATTTGCTCACTATCGTTGGTAAGATCCAACTTATAAAAATAATCAATATAACATGGAAGGAGAAAGACCCCAATGGCAAGAGAGTTCTCCTTAGGTAACACTCGTAATATTGGTATCATGGCTCACATTGATGCTGGTAAAACAACAACTACTGAGCGTATCTTGTTCTATACTGGTCGTATCCATAAAATTGGAGAAACACACGAAGGTGCTTCTCAAATGGACTGGATGGCTCAAGAACAAGAACGTGGTATCACAATCACATCAGCTGCAACAACTGCACAATGGAAAAACCATCGTGTAAACATCATCGATACACCAGGACACGTAGACTTCACTGTAGAAGTTGAACGTTCACTTCGTGTACTTGATGGTGCTGTAGCAGTACTTGATGCACAATCAGGTGTAGAGCCTCAAACTGAAACTGTATGGCGTCAAGCGACAACATACGGAGTACCACGCGTAGTATTCGTTAACAAAATGGATAAAATCGGTGCGGACTTCTTATATTCAGTTAAAACAATGCATGATCGCTTAGGAGCTAATGCACACCCTATCCAATTACCAATCGGTGCTGAAGATGAATTCGAAGGTATCATTGACCTAATTGACATGGTTGCTTACTTCTACGAAGATGATTTAGGAACTCGTTCAGAAGCTGTAGAAATTCCTGAGGAATATAAAGAGCTTGCTGATGAGTATCGTTCTAAATTAGTTGAAGCGGTAGCAGAACTTGATGAAGAATTAATGATGAAATATCTTGAAGAGGGCGAGCTTTCTACTGATGAGTTAAAAGCTGGTATCCGTCAAGGTACAATCAACGTTGAATTCTACCCAGTTATCTGTGGTTCAGCATTCAAAAACAAAGGTGTTCAACTTATGTTAGATGCTGTAATCGACTACTTGCCTTCACCATTAGACGTACCTGCGATTAAAGGTACTTTACCAGATACAGAGGAAGAAGTAACTCGTGAATCTTCTGATGAGGCTCCGTTCTCAGCTTTAGCATTCAAAGTTATGACTGACCCTTATGTTGGTAAATTAACTTTCTTCCGTGTGTACTCTGGTGTACTTAACTCTGGATCTTATGTACAGAACTCTACAAAAGGTAAGCGTGAGCGTGTAGGACGTATCCTACAAATGCATGCTAACTCTCGTGAAGAGATCTCTGTAGTATACGCAGGGGATATCGCAGCAGCAGTAGGTCTTAAAGATACTACTACTGGTGATACTCTATGTGATGAGAAATCATTAGTTATCCTAGAGTCTATGGAATTCCCAGAGCCAGTTATCTCATTATCTGTTGAGCCTAAATCTAAGGCTGACCAAGATAAAATGACAACTGCTCTACAAAAACTTCAAGAAGAAGACCCAACTTTCCGTGCGGAAACTAACCAAGAGACTGGTCAAGTTATCATCTCTGGTATGGGTGAGCTTCACCTTGATATCATCGTTGACCGTATGCGTCGCGAGTTCAAAGTAGAAGCTAACGTTGGTGCTCCTCAAGTTGCTTACCGTGAAACATTCCGTGGTTCTGCACGCGTTGAAGGTAAGTTCGCTCGCCAATCTGGTGGACGTGGACAATTCGGTCACGTATGGATCGAGTTCTCTCCAAACGAAGAAGGAAAAGGCTTCGAATTTGAAAACAAAATCGTCGGTGGTGTAGTACCACGTGAATACGTTCCAGCTGTTCAAGCAGGTCTTGAAGCTTCAATGGCAAACGGCGTATTAGCTGGTTACCCATTAATCGATGTTAAGGCCGCTCTTGTAGACGGTTCTTACCATGATGTTGACTCAAGTGAGATGGCGTTTAAAGTCGCTGCATCTTTAGCTCTTAAAAATGCAGTTTCTAAATGTAGCCCAGTTATCCTTGAGCCAATGATGAAAGTTGAAGTTGTAATCCCTGATGAATATCTTGGAGATATCATGGGTGACGTAACTTCACGTCGCGGTCGTGTAGAAGGTATGGAAGCACGCGGTAACGCTCAAGTTGTACGTGCATTCGTTCCTCTATCTGAAATGTTTGGTTATGCAACTGCATTACGTTCAAACACTCAAGGCCGTGGAACATACTCTATGCACTTCGATCATTACGAAGAAGTACCTAAGAGTATTTCAGAAGAAATTGTTAAAAAAAATAAAGGTGAATAATTGATTTTCATTCTTTATTAAAGTATAACTACTTATGTAGGCTGTGAAAGGAGAGAACTTCTTTCACTTTCACAGCATTATATACTCATATTATTCATTATTTTAAGGAGGAATTCCGAATGGCTAAAGAAAAATTTGATCGTTCCAAAACGCATGCAAATATCGGTACAATTGGTCACGTTGACCATGGTAAAACTACATTAACAGCTGCTATCACTACTGTTCTTGCTAAACGCAGTGGTAAAGGTGCAGCTATGGCATATGACATGATCGACGCTGCTCCAGAAGAGCGTGAGCGTGGTATCACAATCTCAACTGCACACGTTGAGTACGAAACTGATACTCGTCACTATGCACACGTTGACTGCCCAGGACATGCTGACTATGTTAAAAACATGATCACAGGTGCTGCACAAATGGACGGAGGGATCTTAGTAGTATCCGCTGCTGACGGCCCAATGCCACAAACTCGTGAACACATCCTATTATCTCGTCAAGTAGGTGTACCTTACCTTGTTGTATTCTTAAACAAATGTGACATGGTAGACGACGAAGAACTTCTTGAGTTAGTAGAAATGGAAGTTCGCGACCTTCTTTCTGAGTACGACTTCCCTGGTGATGACGTACCTGTAGTTAAAGGTTCTGCTCTTAAAGCTCTTGAAGGTGCTCCAGAGTGGGAAGAAAAAATCGTTGAGCTAATGAACGCTGTTGACGAATATATCCCAACTCCAGAACGCGATACTGAAAAACCATTCATGATGCCAGTTGAGGACGTATTCTCAATCACTGGTCGTGGTACTGTTGCTACAGGTCGTGTTGAGCGTGGACAAGTTAAAGTTGGTGACACAATTCAAATCATCGGTCTTACTGAAGAACCAAAATCTACAACTGTTACAGGTGTAGAAATGTTCCGTAAGCTTCTTGATTATGCTGAAGCTGGTGACAACATCGGAGCTCTACTTCGTGGTGTTGCTCGTGAAGACATCCAACGTGGACAAGTACTTGCTAAACCAGGTACAATCACTCCACACACAAAATTCAAAGCTGAAGTTTACGTTCTTTCTAAAGAAGAAGGTGGACGTCACACTCCATTTTTCACAAACTACCGTCCACAGTTCTACTTCCGTACAACTGATGTAACTGGTATTTGTAACCTTCCTGAAGGTGTAGAAATGGTTATGCCTGGCGACAACATCGAAATGACTGTTGAACTTATCGCTCCAATCGCGATTGAAGAAGGTACTAAATTCTCAATCCGTGAAGGTGGACGTACAGTAGGCGCTGGCGTTGTAGCTACAATCACTGAGTAATTATTACTCATTTTGAAAAGAGAGTGGGATCTTCCCACTCTCTTTTTTTGATTTCCAGATATAACAAAAAGAGATTTCATTAAGATCCTTGCAATATGCGTAGAGATTCTATATAATGAAAAAAGTGTGCAAGACAAAAGAATTTTAAATTCTACTTGCATCAATAGCCCAACTTTAGTATAATATTAATGTTGGTCTTTGACTGCGATGATGTGAGAGGTTGCCGACACACCCGGCCGCTTTGCCATGGCGCGTGTGTGGGAAATTTTCACAGAGTATGTCTATTTTTAAAGTAGGCGAAAAAGGAGGGAAAATAATGGCAAAAGAAAAGATTCGTATTCGTTTGAAAGCTTATGATCACAGAATTTTAGATCAATCTGCTGAAAAAATCGTTGAAACGGCTAAACGTTCTGGTGCTACTGTATCGGGTCCAATTCCGTTACCAACTGAAAAATCAGTTTACACGATTCTTCGTGCGGTGCATAAATACAAAGATTCTCGTGAGCAATTCGAAATGCGTACTCATAAACGCTTAATCGACATCGTGAATCCAACACCACAAACTGTTGATTCATTAATGCGTCTAGACTTACCGTCTGGTGTAGATATCGAAATCAAACTTTAATTGAAATAAAAAAACAATTTATTATAGGAGGTGTGACTTATGACCAAAGGAATCTTAGGAAGAAAAATCGGTATGACTCAAGTATTCGCTGAGAACGGTAACTTAATTCCTGTAACTGTAATTGAAGCTGCTCCTAACGTAGTACTTCAAAAGAAAACAGCTGAAACTGACGGTTATGAAGCAATCCAATTAGGATTTGATGATAAACGTGAGAAATTAGCTAACAAACCAGCAAAAGGACATGTTGCTAAAGCGAACACTGCTCCTAAGCGCTTCATCCGTGAAATCCGCGATGTAAATGCTGCTGATTATGAAGTTGGTCAAGAAGTCAAAGTTGATATTTTCGCAGAAGGCGATATTATCGATGTAACAGGTGTATCAAAAGGTAAAGGTTTCCAAGGTGCTATTAAACGCCACGGACAATCTCGTGGACCAATGGCTCACGGATCACGTTACCATCGTCGTCCTGGTTCTATGGGACCAGTTGCTCCAAACCGTGTATTCAAAGGGAAATTACTTCCTGGACACATGGGATCTGAGCGCGTAACTGTTCAAAACTTAGCAATCGTTAAGGTTGATACAGAACGCAATCTTCTATTAGTAAAAGGTAATGTACCGGGCCCTAAAAAAGCTTTAGTAGTTGTTAAAGGTGCGGTTAAATCTAAATAATTATCTTTTTAGGAAAGGAGGAAACAACCAATGCCAAAAGTAGCATTGTTTAACCAAAACGGTAAAAACGTTGGAGAAATCGAACTTAACGCTTCCGTTTTCGGTATTGAACCAAACAAACATGTAATGTTTGAAGCAGTATTAATGCAAAGAGCATCTTTGCGTCAAGGTACTCATAAAGTTAAAACGCGTTCTGAAGTACGAGGCGGTGGCCGTAAACCATGGCGTCAAAAAGGTACTGGACGTGCTCGTCAAGGATCTATCCGTTCTCCACAATGGCGTGGCGGTGGTACCGTATTCGGACCAGTTCCAAGAAGCTACAGCTACAAACTTCCTAAAAAAGTTCGTCGCTTAGCAATCAAATCTGCTCTATCTTCTAAAGTATTAGACAACAGCTTCGTAGTTGTTGAAGGGTTATCTTTCGATGCTCCTAAAACAAAAGAAATGGTAGCAGTACTTAAAAACTTATCAGTAGACCGCAAAGCTTTAGTGGTAACTGCTGACTTAAGCGAAAACGTTGCTCTATCTGCACGTAACATCCCTGGAGTAACTGTAGTTGCAGCTAATGGTTTAAGCGTATTAGACCTAGTAAACCATGACAAAGTTGTAATTACTAAAGAAGCGGTTGAAAAAGTAGAGGAGGTGCTTGCATAATGAAAGATCCTCGTGATATTATTAAGCGCCCCGTTATCACTGAACGTTCAACTGATATCATGGTTGATAAAAAATACACTTTTGAAGTTGACGTAAGAGCTAATAAAACTGAGGTTAAAGATGCTATCGAAAAAATCTTTGACGTAAAAGTTGAAAAAGTTAACGTTATGAACTACAAAGGTAAATTCAAACGCGTAGGTCGCTACAGCGGTCTTACAAATCGTCGTCGTAAAGCGGTTGTTACTTTAACTGCTGACAGCAAAGAAATCGAAATCTTTGAAGCTTAATTCTAAAGAGAAGGAGGGAAACCCAAATGGCGATTAAAAAATATAAACCAACCTCTAACGGTCGTCGTGGTATGTCAGTATCTGACTTTGCTGAGATCACAACGAACCAACCAGAGAAATCATTACTAGCACCTTTACACAAAAAAGGTGGTCGTAATAACCAAGGTAAATTAACTGTACGTCATCAAGGTGGCGGACACAAACGTCAATATCGTGTAATCGATTTTAAACGTGACAAAGATGGAATACCAGGTCGCGTTGCTACAATCGAGTACGATCCAAACCGTTCTGCAAACATCGCATTAATTAACTATGCTGATGGTGAAAAACGTTACATCCTAGCTCCTAAAAACTTAGTAGTTGGAATGGAAATCATGTCAGGTACAGAAGCAGACATTAAAGTAGGTAACGCATTACCACTTGCTAATATTCCAGTAGGTTCTGTTATTCATAACATCGAACTTAAGCCTGGTAAAGGTGGACAATTAGTACGTTCTGCTGGTACTTCTGCACAAGTACTTGGTAAAGAAGGTAAATACGTATTAGTACGTTTAACTTCTGGCGAAGTACGCATGATTCTAGCAACTTGCCGTGCAACAATCGGTCAAGTAGGTAACGAACAGCACGAACTTATCAACATCGGTAAAGCCGGTCGTTCACGCTGGTTAGGCATTCGTCCAACAGTTCGTGGTTCTGTAATGAACCCTAACGATCATCCACACGGTGGTGGTGAAGGACGCTCACCTATCGGACGTAAATCACCTATGTCACCTTGGGGTAAACCAACTCTTGGTTACAAAACTCGTAAGAAGAAAAACAAATCCGATAAATTTATCGTTCGTCGT includes:
- the rpoC gene encoding DNA-directed RNA polymerase subunit beta', which codes for MLDVNNFEYMKIGLASPDKIRSWSYGEVKKPETINYRTLKPEKDGLFCERIFGPTKDWECHCGKYKRVRYKGVVCDRCGVEVTRAKVRRERMGHIELAAPVSHIWYFKGIPSRMGLVLDMSPRALEEIIYFASYVVTDTGDTPLEKKQLLSEKEYRAYLEKYGQTFHAAMGAEAVKKLLQDIDLEKEVDLLKEELKTAQGQRRTRAIKRLEVLEAFRNSGNDPAWMILDVLPVIPPELRPMVQLDGGRFATSDLNDLYRRVINRNNRLKRLLDLGAPSIIVQNEKRMLQEAVDALIDNGRRGRPVTGPGNRPLKSLSHMLKGKQGRFRQNLLGKRVDYSGRSVIVVGPNLKMYQCGLPKEMALELFKPFVMKELVSRGLAHNIKSAKRKIERVQPEVWDVLESVIKEHPVLLNRAPTLHRLGIQAFEPTLVEGRAIRLHPLVCTAYNADFDGDQMAVHVPLSAEAQAEARILMLAAQNILNPKDGKPVVTPSQDMVLGNYYLTLEREGSNGEGMIFKDTNEAILAYQNGYVHLHTRVAVDAGSLNNETFTEEQNKQLLLTTVGKLIFNEILPKSFPYINEPTRLNLEVKTPEKYFVEKGADVREAIEKQPIIDPFKKKILGNIISEVFKRFKITETSKMLDRMKDLGFKHSTKAGITVGVADIVVLGEKEEILNEAQSKVDNVLKQFRRGLITEEERYERVISIWSAAKDTIQGKLMASLDKRNPIFMMSDSGARGNASNFTQLAGMRGLMANPSGRIIELPIKSSFREGLTVLEYFISTHGARKGLADTALKTADSGYLTRRLVDVAQDVIIREDDCGTDRGLLIRSLKEGTEEIEKLDERLVGRYARKAIKHPETGEVLVAENQMITEDLSEEVVDAGVEEVWIRSAFTCNTRHGVCKKCYGRNLATGSQVEVGEAVGIIAAQSIGEPGTQLTMRTFHTGGVAGDDITQGLPRIQELFEARNPKGQAVITEVAGTVTNITEGRDRQHEITVQGEIETKTYNAPYSARLKVTEGQSVTRGQVLTEGSIDPKELLKVRDMTAVQEYLLHEVQKVYRMQGVEIGDKHIEVMVRQMLRKVRVTDAGDTEVLPGSLLDVHQFTDANQQVLLEGKQPATGRPVLLGITKASLETDSFLSAASFQETTRVLTDAAIKGKRDELLGLKENVIIGKLVPAGTGMTRYRLTEPVTSSTEEPVTID
- a CDS encoding 50S ribosomal protein L7ae-like protein, with the translated sequence MSYEKVKQAKDIIVGTKQTVKALKRGAVKEVIVAKDADPGITSEVIQTANEMQVPLFYVDSMKRLGKACEIDVGAATVAIAN
- the rpsL gene encoding 30S ribosomal protein S12; its protein translation is MPTINQLVRQGRVSKTDKSKSPALNRGYNSFKKAQTNVFSPQKRGVCTRVGTMTPKKPNSALRKYARVRLTNGIEVTAYIPGIGHNLQEHSVVLIRGGRVKDLPGVRYHIVRGALDTAGVDGRMQGRSKYGTKKPKVKK
- the rpsG gene encoding 30S ribosomal protein S7, which translates into the protein MPRKGPVAKRDVLPDPIYNSKLVTRLVNKIMIDGKRGKAQTILYNAFDVIKERSGKDAMEVFEQALKNIMPVLEVRARRVGGSNYQVPVEVRPERRTTLGLRWLVNYARLRGEKTMEERLANEILDAANNTGAAVKKREDTHKMAEANKAFAHYRW
- the fusA gene encoding elongation factor G; the protein is MAREFSLGNTRNIGIMAHIDAGKTTTTERILFYTGRIHKIGETHEGASQMDWMAQEQERGITITSAATTAQWKNHRVNIIDTPGHVDFTVEVERSLRVLDGAVAVLDAQSGVEPQTETVWRQATTYGVPRVVFVNKMDKIGADFLYSVKTMHDRLGANAHPIQLPIGAEDEFEGIIDLIDMVAYFYEDDLGTRSEAVEIPEEYKELADEYRSKLVEAVAELDEELMMKYLEEGELSTDELKAGIRQGTINVEFYPVICGSAFKNKGVQLMLDAVIDYLPSPLDVPAIKGTLPDTEEEVTRESSDEAPFSALAFKVMTDPYVGKLTFFRVYSGVLNSGSYVQNSTKGKRERVGRILQMHANSREEISVVYAGDIAAAVGLKDTTTGDTLCDEKSLVILESMEFPEPVISLSVEPKSKADQDKMTTALQKLQEEDPTFRAETNQETGQVIISGMGELHLDIIVDRMRREFKVEANVGAPQVAYRETFRGSARVEGKFARQSGGRGQFGHVWIEFSPNEEGKGFEFENKIVGGVVPREYVPAVQAGLEASMANGVLAGYPLIDVKAALVDGSYHDVDSSEMAFKVAASLALKNAVSKCSPVILEPMMKVEVVIPDEYLGDIMGDVTSRRGRVEGMEARGNAQVVRAFVPLSEMFGYATALRSNTQGRGTYSMHFDHYEEVPKSISEEIVKKNKGE
- the tuf gene encoding elongation factor Tu; its protein translation is MAKEKFDRSKTHANIGTIGHVDHGKTTLTAAITTVLAKRSGKGAAMAYDMIDAAPEERERGITISTAHVEYETDTRHYAHVDCPGHADYVKNMITGAAQMDGGILVVSAADGPMPQTREHILLSRQVGVPYLVVFLNKCDMVDDEELLELVEMEVRDLLSEYDFPGDDVPVVKGSALKALEGAPEWEEKIVELMNAVDEYIPTPERDTEKPFMMPVEDVFSITGRGTVATGRVERGQVKVGDTIQIIGLTEEPKSTTVTGVEMFRKLLDYAEAGDNIGALLRGVAREDIQRGQVLAKPGTITPHTKFKAEVYVLSKEEGGRHTPFFTNYRPQFYFRTTDVTGICNLPEGVEMVMPGDNIEMTVELIAPIAIEEGTKFSIREGGRTVGAGVVATITE
- the rpsJ gene encoding 30S ribosomal protein S10 → MAKEKIRIRLKAYDHRILDQSAEKIVETAKRSGATVSGPIPLPTEKSVYTILRAVHKYKDSREQFEMRTHKRLIDIVNPTPQTVDSLMRLDLPSGVDIEIKL
- the rplC gene encoding 50S ribosomal protein L3; the protein is MTKGILGRKIGMTQVFAENGNLIPVTVIEAAPNVVLQKKTAETDGYEAIQLGFDDKREKLANKPAKGHVAKANTAPKRFIREIRDVNAADYEVGQEVKVDIFAEGDIIDVTGVSKGKGFQGAIKRHGQSRGPMAHGSRYHRRPGSMGPVAPNRVFKGKLLPGHMGSERVTVQNLAIVKVDTERNLLLVKGNVPGPKKALVVVKGAVKSK
- the rplD gene encoding 50S ribosomal protein L4; amino-acid sequence: MPKVALFNQNGKNVGEIELNASVFGIEPNKHVMFEAVLMQRASLRQGTHKVKTRSEVRGGGRKPWRQKGTGRARQGSIRSPQWRGGGTVFGPVPRSYSYKLPKKVRRLAIKSALSSKVLDNSFVVVEGLSFDAPKTKEMVAVLKNLSVDRKALVVTADLSENVALSARNIPGVTVVAANGLSVLDLVNHDKVVITKEAVEKVEEVLA
- the rplW gene encoding 50S ribosomal protein L23, whose translation is MKDPRDIIKRPVITERSTDIMVDKKYTFEVDVRANKTEVKDAIEKIFDVKVEKVNVMNYKGKFKRVGRYSGLTNRRRKAVVTLTADSKEIEIFEA
- the rplB gene encoding 50S ribosomal protein L2, which produces MAIKKYKPTSNGRRGMSVSDFAEITTNQPEKSLLAPLHKKGGRNNQGKLTVRHQGGGHKRQYRVIDFKRDKDGIPGRVATIEYDPNRSANIALINYADGEKRYILAPKNLVVGMEIMSGTEADIKVGNALPLANIPVGSVIHNIELKPGKGGQLVRSAGTSAQVLGKEGKYVLVRLTSGEVRMILATCRATIGQVGNEQHELINIGKAGRSRWLGIRPTVRGSVMNPNDHPHGGGEGRSPIGRKSPMSPWGKPTLGYKTRKKKNKSDKFIVRRRKK